In Thunnus maccoyii chromosome 3, fThuMac1.1, whole genome shotgun sequence, the following proteins share a genomic window:
- the aldh4a1 gene encoding delta-1-pyrroline-5-carboxylate dehydrogenase, mitochondrial isoform X1 gives MMMMFDEELQTTSIPPNRFKTFPCAAVEVKNEPILGFKEGSPERKELVKALESVKGKTEEIPCVVGDEHVWTKDIRYQLSPFNHSHKVAKFCYADKELINKAIVASVAARREWDLKPVQDRAQILFKAADIISGPKRAEILAKTMIGQGKTVVQAEIDAAAELIDFFRFNAKHAVELEKQQPLDAEGSTNTMLYRGLEGFVAAVAPFNFTAIGGNLAGTPALMGNVVLWKPSDTAMSASYAVYKVLRESGLPPNIVQFLPADGPVFGDAVTSSEHLAGINFTGSVPTFKRLWKQVAQNLDVYKTFPRLAGECGGKNFHFVHKSADVDSVATGTIRSAFEYGGQKCSACSRMYVPDSTWPQIRQRMLDIHKHIAVGDPVDDFSTFFSAVIDDKSFSRIKKWLDHAKSSPNLKVIAGGNCDDKKGYFVEPTIIETKDPQEAIMKEEIFGPVLTVYVYPENNYKEVLHLIDNTSPYALTGAVFAQDQNVIDEAAKVLRNAAGNYYVNDKSTGSIVAQQPFGGARASGTNDKPGGPHYVLRWTSPQVVKQTYVPLREWKYPYMG, from the exons atgatgatgatgtttgatgaagagctgcagacgaccagcatACCTCCCAACAG gttcaAAACGTTCCCTTGTGCAGCGGTGGAGGTGAAAAACGAGCCGATCCTGGGATTCAAGGAGGGAAGTCCAGAGAGAAAAGAGCTCGTGAAG GCTTTAGAGAGCGTGAAGGGGAAGACGGAGGAGATTCCCTGCGTGGTTGGAGATGAACATGTGTGGACCAAAGACATCAGATATCAGTTATCA CCGTTCAATCATTCGCACAAAGTGGCAAAGTTCTGTTACGCTGACAAG GAGCTGATCAATAAAGCGATCGTGGCATCTGTGGCGGCGCGGAGGGAGTGGGACCTGAAGCCCGTCCAGGACCGAGCCCAGATTCTCTTCAAGGCGGCCGACATCATCAGTGGACCCAAGAGAGCAGAGATCCTCGCCAAGACCATGATCGGACAG GGTAAGACGGTGGTGCAGGCGGAGATCGATGCCGCTGCAGAGCTGATCGACTTCTTCAGATTTAACGCCAAACATGCGGTGGAGCTGGAGAAACAGCAGCCACTAGACGCCGAGGGAAGCACCAACACCATGCTGTACCGAGGACTGGAG GGTTTCGTAGCAGCTGTAGCGCCTTTTAACTTCACTGCTATTGGTGGAAACCTGGCAGGTACCCCAGCTTTGATG gGTAACGTGGTTCTGTGGAAGCCCAGCGACACCGCCATGTCAGCGAGCTACGCCGTCTACAAAGTCCTGAGGGAGAGCGGCCTGCCGCCAAACATCGTCCAGTTTCTACCTGCTGACGGGCCGGTGTTCGGAGACGCTGTCACCTCCTCCGAGCACCTCGCAGGCATCAACTTCACCGGCAGCGTCCC gACCTTTAAGCGTCTCTGGAAACAGGTGGCTCAGAATCTGGACGTCTACAAGACCTTCCCTCGGCTGGCGGGAG AGTGCGGCGGGAAGAATTTCCACTTTGTCCACAAGTCTGCGGACGTCGACAGCGTGGCGACGGGAACGATCCGCTCGGCGTTTGAGTACGGAGGCCAGAAATGCTCCGCCTGCTCCAGGATGTACGTACCGGACAGCACGTGGCCGCAGATACGACAGAGAATGCTGGACATCCACAAACACATCGCCGTGGGAGAC CCGGTTGACGACTTCAGCACCTTCTTCTCAGCTGTGATAGATGACAAG TCGTTCAGTCGTATAAAGAAGTGGCTGGATCACGCCAAGTCCTCCCCCAACCTGAAAGTCATCGCCGGTGGAAACTGCGACGATAAGAAGGGATACTTCGTGGAGCCGACCATCATCGAGACCAAAGACCCGCAGGAAGCCATCATGAAGGAG GAAATCTTTGGTCCCGTCCTGACAGTTTATGTTTATCCTGAGAACAACTACAAGGAGGTGCTTCATCTGATCGACAACACGTCTCCGTACGCGCTGACCGGAGCCGTGTTCGCTCAGGACCA GAACGTTATCGATGAAGCGGCTAAAGTGTTGAGAAACGCTGCAGGGAACTATTATGTGAACGATAAATCCACCGGCTCCATCGTTGCTCAGCAGCCGTTCGGAGGCGCCAGAGCTTCAG GCACTAATGACAAACCTGGAGGTCCTCACTACGTGCTGAGATGGACGTCGCCGCAGGTTGTGAAGCAGACCTACGTCCCGCTCAGAGAGTGGAAGTACCCCTACATGGGCTGA
- the LOC121894677 gene encoding cationic trypsin-like yields the protein MKSLIPLLVLASAVAGAVDIQKRIYGGRDCLESEGQHYVVLTERNGHFEGRFCGGNLISPDWVLTAGHCNKPEFDVLLGKHLPGSKVLLEITSQNERHVYKANGHDHDIMLFKLPTYFNKGSHIYISLPGTVTAAGVTCKSPTANGQPYTIMGWSYTATDAQNVKNQKRAVELQCGTVLLRKDCTGRNLTIRNLDEKGHKYIKEHMLCSDIPENCQTCKTKPCESCEGDSGGSLVQKEVKDAKINDVLVGVTVAGSRKPSGLSFYMDVCAYRQWIHTVTGI from the exons ATGAAGAGTTTGATCCCTCTGCTCGTCTTGGCGTCAGCAG TTGCTGGTGCTGTGGACATCCAGAAAAGAATATATGGTGGAAGGGATTGCCTTGAAAGCGAAGGTCAGCACTACGTGGTCCTGACTGAGAGGAACGGTCATTTTGAGGGCAGGTTCTGTGGAGGGAATCTGATCAGTCCAGACTGGGTCCTCACTGCTGGACACTGTAATAAACC GGAGTTTGATGTGCTTTTGGGCAAACATTTACCTGGATCGAAAGTACTGCTAGAAATCACCTCACAGAATGAAAGGCATGTCTATAAAGCTAATGGTCACGATCATGACATCATGCTTTTTAAACTGCCCACTTATTTCAATAAGGGATCTCACATTTACATCTCACTCCCTGGTACTGTTACTGCTGCTGGTGTTACATGTAAATCACCTACTGCTAATGGCCAACCCTACACTATTATGGGATGGTCCTACACAGCTACTGACGCTCAGAATGTAAAAA ACCAGAAGAGAGCGGTTGAACTGCAGTGTGGAACCGTTCTCCTGCGTAAAGACTGCACTGGTCGTAACCTCACTATCCGTAACCTTGACGAAAAAggacataaatacataaaagaaCATATGCTGTGTTCTGATATCCCCGAAAACTGTCAAACCTGCAAGACCAAACCCTGTGAATCCTGCGAG GGGGACTCTGGCGGCAGTCTGGTGCAGAAAGAAGTTAAGGATGCCAAGATCAATGACGTTTTGGTTGGAGTGACTGTTGCTGGTTCCCGTAAACCCTCAGGGTTGTCTTTCTACATGGACGTCTGTGCCTACAGGCAGTGGATTCACACTGTAACTGGCATCTAA
- the aldh4a1 gene encoding delta-1-pyrroline-5-carboxylate dehydrogenase, mitochondrial isoform X2: MLRVRAAGGRAWRGFKTFPCAAVEVKNEPILGFKEGSPERKELVKALESVKGKTEEIPCVVGDEHVWTKDIRYQLSPFNHSHKVAKFCYADKELINKAIVASVAARREWDLKPVQDRAQILFKAADIISGPKRAEILAKTMIGQGKTVVQAEIDAAAELIDFFRFNAKHAVELEKQQPLDAEGSTNTMLYRGLEGFVAAVAPFNFTAIGGNLAGTPALMGNVVLWKPSDTAMSASYAVYKVLRESGLPPNIVQFLPADGPVFGDAVTSSEHLAGINFTGSVPTFKRLWKQVAQNLDVYKTFPRLAGECGGKNFHFVHKSADVDSVATGTIRSAFEYGGQKCSACSRMYVPDSTWPQIRQRMLDIHKHIAVGDPVDDFSTFFSAVIDDKSFSRIKKWLDHAKSSPNLKVIAGGNCDDKKGYFVEPTIIETKDPQEAIMKEEIFGPVLTVYVYPENNYKEVLHLIDNTSPYALTGAVFAQDQNVIDEAAKVLRNAAGNYYVNDKSTGSIVAQQPFGGARASGTNDKPGGPHYVLRWTSPQVVKQTYVPLREWKYPYMG; encoded by the exons gttcaAAACGTTCCCTTGTGCAGCGGTGGAGGTGAAAAACGAGCCGATCCTGGGATTCAAGGAGGGAAGTCCAGAGAGAAAAGAGCTCGTGAAG GCTTTAGAGAGCGTGAAGGGGAAGACGGAGGAGATTCCCTGCGTGGTTGGAGATGAACATGTGTGGACCAAAGACATCAGATATCAGTTATCA CCGTTCAATCATTCGCACAAAGTGGCAAAGTTCTGTTACGCTGACAAG GAGCTGATCAATAAAGCGATCGTGGCATCTGTGGCGGCGCGGAGGGAGTGGGACCTGAAGCCCGTCCAGGACCGAGCCCAGATTCTCTTCAAGGCGGCCGACATCATCAGTGGACCCAAGAGAGCAGAGATCCTCGCCAAGACCATGATCGGACAG GGTAAGACGGTGGTGCAGGCGGAGATCGATGCCGCTGCAGAGCTGATCGACTTCTTCAGATTTAACGCCAAACATGCGGTGGAGCTGGAGAAACAGCAGCCACTAGACGCCGAGGGAAGCACCAACACCATGCTGTACCGAGGACTGGAG GGTTTCGTAGCAGCTGTAGCGCCTTTTAACTTCACTGCTATTGGTGGAAACCTGGCAGGTACCCCAGCTTTGATG gGTAACGTGGTTCTGTGGAAGCCCAGCGACACCGCCATGTCAGCGAGCTACGCCGTCTACAAAGTCCTGAGGGAGAGCGGCCTGCCGCCAAACATCGTCCAGTTTCTACCTGCTGACGGGCCGGTGTTCGGAGACGCTGTCACCTCCTCCGAGCACCTCGCAGGCATCAACTTCACCGGCAGCGTCCC gACCTTTAAGCGTCTCTGGAAACAGGTGGCTCAGAATCTGGACGTCTACAAGACCTTCCCTCGGCTGGCGGGAG AGTGCGGCGGGAAGAATTTCCACTTTGTCCACAAGTCTGCGGACGTCGACAGCGTGGCGACGGGAACGATCCGCTCGGCGTTTGAGTACGGAGGCCAGAAATGCTCCGCCTGCTCCAGGATGTACGTACCGGACAGCACGTGGCCGCAGATACGACAGAGAATGCTGGACATCCACAAACACATCGCCGTGGGAGAC CCGGTTGACGACTTCAGCACCTTCTTCTCAGCTGTGATAGATGACAAG TCGTTCAGTCGTATAAAGAAGTGGCTGGATCACGCCAAGTCCTCCCCCAACCTGAAAGTCATCGCCGGTGGAAACTGCGACGATAAGAAGGGATACTTCGTGGAGCCGACCATCATCGAGACCAAAGACCCGCAGGAAGCCATCATGAAGGAG GAAATCTTTGGTCCCGTCCTGACAGTTTATGTTTATCCTGAGAACAACTACAAGGAGGTGCTTCATCTGATCGACAACACGTCTCCGTACGCGCTGACCGGAGCCGTGTTCGCTCAGGACCA GAACGTTATCGATGAAGCGGCTAAAGTGTTGAGAAACGCTGCAGGGAACTATTATGTGAACGATAAATCCACCGGCTCCATCGTTGCTCAGCAGCCGTTCGGAGGCGCCAGAGCTTCAG GCACTAATGACAAACCTGGAGGTCCTCACTACGTGCTGAGATGGACGTCGCCGCAGGTTGTGAAGCAGACCTACGTCCCGCTCAGAGAGTGGAAGTACCCCTACATGGGCTGA